A genomic stretch from Thermoprotei archaeon includes:
- the ilvD gene encoding dihydroxy-acid dehydratase, with product MRSSTVTQGVERAPHRALLRAVGFTENDFNKPIIGIANSYSEFVPGHLNLRNLVNAIKEGVREAGGVPLEFNTIAVDDGIAMGHEGMKYSLVSREIIADSVEIMAQAHQVDGLVLMASCDKIVPGMIMAAVRLNIPSIFLNGGPMEPGYYKGKPIALGNVFEAVGAYLKGSITVEELYEIERNACPGPGSCAGLYTANTMSILSEVLGLSMPGTSTIPAVNAHRIRAAKDSGKLIVKLVRENLLPRNLITRESLLNAIAVDLAMGGSTNAVLHLLAIAREAGVSLTLDDFDSMSSKVPYIADLAPGGKYYVINFHAVGGVPVLMKELSKVGVINPDALTILGVTWKEIIASAPNPDNVIIRSVEKALSSRGALMVLKGNLAPNGSVVKIAGVSVKKFEGNARPFNSEEEALKYIERDEVRPGDVVVIRYVGPAGAPGMPEMLQVTSALVGLGLGESVALVTDGRFSGATRGIMVGHVSPEAAVGGPIAVVEYDDKIYIDVESKKIMLKVDEKELKYRIESWTPPKREFKGVLRRYSMLVSDASEGAVLKYISFI from the coding sequence ATGCGCAGTTCTACGGTAACTCAAGGTGTAGAGAGAGCTCCTCATAGGGCTTTATTAAGAGCTGTTGGATTCACTGAGAATGATTTTAATAAACCAATCATCGGTATTGCAAATTCTTACAGTGAATTTGTTCCTGGTCATTTGAATCTAAGAAATCTTGTTAATGCTATTAAAGAGGGAGTCAGGGAGGCTGGTGGGGTACCGTTAGAATTTAACACCATTGCTGTTGACGATGGCATCGCTATGGGTCATGAGGGGATGAAATATTCATTAGTGAGTAGGGAAATAATTGCGGACAGTGTTGAAATAATGGCTCAAGCTCACCAGGTGGATGGGTTAGTTTTGATGGCGAGTTGTGATAAAATAGTGCCCGGCATGATAATGGCGGCTGTTCGATTAAACATTCCATCAATCTTTCTCAATGGTGGTCCAATGGAACCAGGTTATTATAAAGGAAAACCGATTGCATTAGGTAATGTTTTTGAAGCTGTAGGTGCATACTTAAAAGGTAGTATAACTGTTGAAGAGCTTTATGAGATAGAAAGAAACGCTTGTCCTGGTCCAGGAAGCTGTGCTGGATTATATACGGCTAATACGATGTCGATATTATCTGAGGTGTTAGGTTTATCAATGCCTGGTACATCAACAATACCCGCAGTAAATGCACATAGGATCAGAGCTGCTAAGGATTCTGGCAAATTAATAGTAAAGTTAGTAAGAGAGAACCTTCTCCCTCGTAATCTAATAACACGTGAATCATTACTTAACGCTATCGCTGTAGATTTAGCCATGGGGGGATCAACGAACGCCGTGTTGCATTTGCTCGCTATTGCGAGGGAGGCTGGTGTAAGCTTAACTCTCGATGATTTTGATAGTATGAGTTCTAAAGTGCCTTACATAGCTGATTTGGCCCCTGGAGGAAAGTATTACGTGATTAACTTTCACGCAGTGGGTGGGGTGCCGGTGTTGATGAAAGAGCTGTCAAAGGTTGGTGTTATTAATCCTGATGCGTTAACAATATTAGGTGTTACTTGGAAGGAGATCATAGCAAGTGCTCCTAATCCGGATAATGTAATAATAAGGTCTGTGGAGAAGGCTTTATCATCTCGTGGCGCGCTGATGGTGTTAAAGGGGAATCTTGCGCCGAATGGTTCTGTTGTAAAGATTGCAGGAGTTTCTGTTAAAAAATTTGAGGGTAATGCTAGACCCTTCAATAGCGAAGAGGAAGCCCTTAAGTATATTGAAAGGGATGAGGTTAGGCCTGGCGATGTAGTAGTTATTAGGTATGTAGGTCCTGCTGGCGCACCAGGTATGCCCGAAATGCTTCAGGTGACTTCTGCGTTGGTTGGTTTAGGTTTAGGGGAGAGTGTAGCGTTGGTTACTGACGGTAGGTTTAGTGGTGCGACGAGGGGTATTATGGTTGGGCACGTGTCTCCAGAGGCTGCTGTTGGTGGTCCTATTGCTGTCGTAGAATATGATGATAAAATTTACATAGATGTTGAATCTAAAAAAATAATGTTAAAAGTTGATGAAAAAGAGTTAAAATACAGGATAGAGAGTTGGACACCTCCTAAAAGGGAGTTTAAGGGAGTATTAAGGAGATATTCTATGTTAGTAAGTGATGCAAGCGAGGGTGCAGTTCTAAAATATATTAGTTTCATTTAA
- the ilvC gene encoding ketol-acid reductoisomerase: MSKVYTDESVSLDVLKNKTIGVIGYGSQGRAQALNLRDSDLNVIIGLRKGKSWSEAAKDGFMVYEIDEAAKRSDVLLMLIPDMVQQSVWSEYVSPHVRPGTVIDFAHGFNVRFGLIKLPDFVDVVMVAPKGPGKLVRDEYVRGRGVPALVAVHQNYSGVAMEYALAIAKGIGATRMGVLETTFAEETETDLIGEQTVLVGGLIELLKKGFEVLVELGYQPEVAYFEAINEAKLIMDLIWEKGFTGMLMNVSETARFGGLTVGSQVIDDHVKENMKKAAEKVRNNEFARLWVKEYKEGMSTLTQLIKEIEKHQVEVTGKYIRSLASGRD; encoded by the coding sequence GTGTCTAAAGTTTATACTGACGAGAGCGTTTCATTAGATGTTCTCAAGAATAAGACTATCGGTGTCATAGGTTATGGTAGTCAAGGAAGGGCGCAAGCGCTCAATTTAAGGGATAGTGACCTTAATGTCATAATCGGTTTGAGGAAGGGTAAGTCGTGGAGTGAGGCTGCTAAAGACGGTTTTATGGTGTATGAAATTGATGAGGCTGCTAAAAGATCTGATGTACTTTTAATGTTGATACCTGATATGGTTCAGCAAAGTGTGTGGAGTGAATATGTTTCCCCGCATGTAAGACCTGGAACTGTAATAGATTTTGCTCATGGATTTAATGTGAGGTTTGGTTTGATTAAACTGCCTGACTTTGTAGATGTGGTGATGGTTGCTCCTAAGGGACCTGGAAAGTTGGTTAGGGATGAGTATGTTAGAGGACGTGGTGTTCCTGCTCTCGTAGCGGTGCACCAGAATTATAGCGGTGTTGCTATGGAGTATGCTCTGGCGATTGCTAAAGGAATAGGTGCTACACGGATGGGTGTTTTAGAAACTACTTTTGCTGAGGAGACCGAAACAGATCTAATAGGTGAGCAGACTGTGCTTGTGGGTGGTCTTATCGAGCTTTTAAAGAAGGGGTTTGAGGTTTTAGTAGAGTTAGGTTATCAACCTGAAGTAGCCTATTTTGAAGCTATAAATGAGGCTAAGTTGATAATGGATTTAATATGGGAAAAAGGATTTACAGGAATGCTGATGAATGTTTCTGAGACGGCTAGGTTTGGAGGTTTAACAGTTGGGTCTCAGGTTATCGATGATCATGTTAAGGAGAACATGAAAAAAGCTGCAGAGAAGGTTAGGAATAATGAGTTTGCACGATTATGGGTTAAAGAATATAAGGAAGGAATGTCCACGCTTACCCAGCTTATTAAGGAAATCGAAAAACATCAAGTGGAAGTAACAGGCAAGTACATTAGATCACTTGCGAGTGGAAGGGATTAG
- a CDS encoding ACT domain-containing protein, which produces MKKVIVLQATIGVDSVGRIINVVRRSKVSLQEIMIRFRDDCVMMHVKLNGSEDEIDWLSKKLFRLVDVDKMEVIEGV; this is translated from the coding sequence ATGAAGAAGGTAATAGTCCTGCAAGCTACTATAGGTGTTGATTCCGTGGGTAGAATTATTAATGTTGTACGGAGGAGTAAGGTGAGTTTACAAGAGATCATGATAAGGTTTAGGGATGATTGTGTGATGATGCATGTTAAACTTAATGGTTCGGAGGATGAAATCGATTGGTTGTCTAAAAAGTTATTTAGGCTTGTGGATGTTGACAAGATGGAGGTGATTGAGGGTGTCTAA
- the ilvB gene encoding biosynthetic-type acetolactate synthase large subunit yields the protein MRGADVLVKAVRELNVKHVFGIQGGSIMIIYDAFYNVDDVKLFTFKHEQGAIHAADAYARVLKRPGVVMVTSGPGATNLVTGLANAYMDSSPMIAITGQVSSAMLGRDGFQETDIMGVTFPITKFNYMVRSPNELPSAFRVAYKVAVSGRPGPVLIDVPKDVQAATYTRDEDVSVKLRLSKFVLLRPNSYDIKKAVELLLGSKRPVILVGGGVYWSGAWSEVIRIAEVLMAPIVSTLPGKNCVPNNHVLYVGPAGMHGRLEADAALANADVVLALGTRFSDRTVGRFNEMNEKKVIHIDIDSSEINKNVKSAVGIVSDVKVALNEMMKVLPNVVKKNEKFLNWLFSIRKSYENALEVLSNELKFAPWKVLKTIRGSMPADSITVTGVGSHQMWCELHWDVYVPGTFITSAGLGTMGFGLPAALGAKIAVRDRPVLLIDGDGSFQMTMNNLSLIRDYNLPIIMVIFDNRALMLVKQWQMYMYSKRIVETEFSQRPDFIKLADAYDIEGYKPNNYDDIERIAKWAVRNNEPVLIDVPIDREKDIVLPWIKPGDWLTNAIPPDGMKVDLVWRE from the coding sequence TTGCGTGGGGCTGATGTCTTAGTTAAAGCAGTTCGTGAATTAAACGTTAAGCACGTTTTCGGGATTCAGGGCGGAAGTATAATGATAATATATGATGCCTTCTATAATGTTGATGACGTAAAGCTGTTTACTTTCAAGCATGAGCAGGGTGCAATTCATGCTGCAGATGCTTATGCAAGGGTGTTAAAGAGACCTGGTGTTGTGATGGTTACTAGTGGTCCTGGTGCGACTAATTTGGTGACTGGGTTGGCTAATGCGTACATGGATAGTTCTCCGATGATTGCGATTACTGGTCAAGTGTCTTCTGCGATGCTCGGTAGGGATGGTTTTCAGGAGACTGATATTATGGGCGTTACGTTTCCTATAACGAAGTTTAATTACATGGTAAGGAGTCCTAATGAATTACCTTCAGCTTTTCGTGTTGCGTATAAAGTTGCTGTGAGTGGTAGGCCGGGTCCGGTTTTGATTGATGTTCCTAAGGATGTTCAAGCTGCTACTTATACTAGGGATGAGGATGTCAGTGTGAAGTTAAGGTTGAGTAAGTTTGTTTTACTTAGGCCGAATTCGTATGACATTAAAAAGGCTGTTGAGCTTCTTTTAGGTTCTAAGAGACCTGTCATACTTGTTGGTGGTGGTGTGTATTGGAGTGGCGCGTGGAGTGAGGTGATTAGGATTGCTGAGGTGTTGATGGCGCCTATTGTATCTACTTTACCTGGTAAGAATTGCGTGCCTAATAATCATGTGCTTTATGTGGGTCCTGCTGGTATGCATGGGAGGCTTGAGGCTGATGCAGCTCTTGCTAATGCTGATGTAGTCTTGGCACTTGGCACTCGGTTTAGTGATAGGACTGTGGGTAGGTTTAATGAGATGAATGAGAAGAAAGTCATACATATTGATATTGATTCTAGTGAAATTAATAAGAATGTTAAATCGGCTGTCGGTATAGTTTCTGATGTAAAGGTGGCCTTGAATGAAATGATGAAGGTTCTTCCGAATGTTGTAAAGAAAAATGAAAAGTTCCTGAACTGGTTATTCTCGATAAGGAAATCTTACGAGAATGCTTTGGAGGTGTTAAGCAATGAATTAAAGTTTGCTCCATGGAAGGTTCTTAAAACTATTAGGGGCTCTATGCCGGCAGATAGTATAACTGTAACTGGTGTAGGGAGTCATCAGATGTGGTGTGAGCTTCATTGGGATGTATATGTTCCAGGGACTTTCATAACTAGTGCAGGGCTTGGGACGATGGGTTTTGGGTTACCTGCAGCTTTGGGTGCAAAAATAGCTGTGAGGGATAGGCCAGTGTTGTTGATTGATGGTGATGGCTCATTTCAGATGACGATGAATAATCTGTCCTTGATTAGAGATTATAATCTACCGATAATAATGGTGATTTTTGATAATAGGGCTTTAATGTTAGTAAAGCAGTGGCAGATGTACATGTATTCTAAGAGGATAGTGGAGACTGAGTTTTCTCAGAGACCGGATTTCATTAAATTGGCTGATGCATACGATATTGAGGGTTATAAGCCTAATAATTATGATGATATAGAAAGGATAGCAAAATGGGCTGTGAGAAATAATGAGCCTGTATTGATTGATGTTCCTATTGATAGAGAGAAAGATATCGTGCTTCCATGGATTAAACCTGGTGATTGGCTTACTAATGCTATACCTCCTGATGGGATGAAAGTTGATCTTGTCTGGAGGGAGTGA